The following are from one region of the Silene latifolia isolate original U9 population chromosome 9, ASM4854445v1, whole genome shotgun sequence genome:
- the LOC141602038 gene encoding uncharacterized protein LOC141602038 — protein sequence MPGIDKEIAEHKISIKPGFKPVKQKPRRMRSEWSLKVKEEIDKQIQGGFIKVSEYSDWIANVVPVPKKDGKVRVCVDFRDLNKASPKDDFPLPHIDILVNNTANHALLSFMDGMDPIKYLFEKPVLNGRISRWTLMLLEFDLKYVRESDKRKDKDIVHVEDDVWDLYFDGASNTMGCGIGVLIISPRGEHVPVLIKLDFAVTNNAAEYEACLLGLQSANKLGVMKLTVHGDSSLVINQVTGSWKIKSSSLSPYQAKIEELEKLFEEVRYVYLPREENRSRRMSKAAALINIPDHMDSMPLCVERRSSPTYINVVNDGEESEAEPWYASIVRFKEAGEYPADLDTRGKRALQMLSAEFVKTNDGQLYKKTAQGVLLRCVDKTTSEKVMEEVHDGECGPHMNSHMLVRKIMRLGYYWTTMETDCRRYVRHCHNCQIFTNIQHWVEAKSYKVLNVKQVAKFFQNDIICRYGVPHEFISDHGTHFQAETAIILEKYRIKDYKSSPYRPQTNGAVEAANKTVATILRKMSDNYKEWPEKIPFALWGYRTSIRTATGATPYYLVYGMEAVQPVELEVPSLRILLESQVPEADWVKARYDSLVLLDERRLNALYHVQLYQKRIERAFNKKVKPRGINEGDLVLKSVRTLLPVDPRGKFKPNWAGPYLVKKILTGGADV from the exons atgccgggTATTGATaaggaaattgcagagcacaagaTTTCCATCAAGCCAGGGTTCAAACCAGTAAAGCAGAAGCCACGTAGAATGCGTAGCgagtggtctttgaaagtcaaagaaGAGATTGATAAACAGATTCAAggcgggttcatcaaagtatcggaATACTCAGATTGGATAGCTAATGTGGTGCCAgtgccaaagaaagacggaaaggTTCGGGTCTGTGTTGATTTTCGTGATCTAAATAAGgctagtccaaaggacgactttccgttacctcacattgacatcttGGTTAACAATACCGCTAACCATGCAttattatcctttatggatgg AATGGACCCCatcaagtacttgtttgaaaAGCCGGTGCTAAACGGCAGAATATCAAGATGGACCCTCATGCTATtggaattcgatctcaaatatgtgcgCGAAAGCGATAAAAGGAAAG ATAAGGATATTGTCCATGTCGAAGATGATGTATGGGATCTATATTTCGATGGGGCTTCGAATACCATGGGATGCGGAATAGGTGTCCTTATCATTTCACCGAGAGGAGAGCACGTGCCAGTTTTGATCAaattggacttcgccgtcacaaaTAACGCCgcggaatacgaagcatgcctacttGGTTTGCAGAGCGCTAACAAGTTAGGAGTCATGAAGTTGACAGTACACGGGGATTCCTCCTTGGTCATCAATCAAGTGACGGGGTCATGGAAGATCAAAAGTAGCAGCCTGTCACCCTACCAGGCTAAGATAGAAGAGCTAGAAAAACTCTTCGAAGAGGTGCGATACGTGTACCTCCCAAGGGAGGAAAATCGTTCACGACGCATGTCAAAAGCGGCGGCGTTGATAAACATCCCTGATCATATGGATAGCATGCCAttatgtgtcgaacgaaggtcTTCACCAACTTATATAAATGTTGTCAATGATGGAGAGGAAAGCGAagccgaaccttggtatgcatCCATTGTGAGATTCAAAGAAGCAGGAGAATACCCTGCAGACCTCGATACACGTGGAAAGCGTGCATTGCAAATGTTATCCGCCGAATTCGTTAAAACTAACGATGGACAATTGTATAAGAAGACAGCACAGGGTGTCCTGTTGCGATGCGTCGACAAGACAACGTCAGAaaaggtcatggaagaagtccacgacggggaATGTGGGCCTCATATGAACTCTCACATGCTAGTTCGGAAGATCATGAGGttaggatactattggacaacAATGGAAACAGATTGTCGCAGATATGTCCGGcattgtcacaattgccaaatatttACGAATATTCAACAT TGGGTAGAGGCCAAGTCTTACAAAGTGCTAAATGTGAAGCAAGTAGCCAAGTTTTTTCAGAATGACATCATCTGTCGGTACGGAGTGCCGCACGAGTTCATCAGTGATCATGGAACTCACTTTCAAGCTGAGACAGCCattatacttgaaaagtatagaaTCAAGGATTATAAGTCATCTCCATATCGACCTCAGACAAATGGagcagtagaggccgctaacaaaACGGTGGCTACTATATTGAGAAAGATGTCTGACAATTACAAGGAGTGGCCGGAGAAGATACCCTTCGCGTTGTGGGGATATAGAACATCCATCAGAACAGCCACAGGGGCAACCCCGTACTATCTAGTTTACGGGATGGAAGCAGTACAACCAGTCGAACTGGAAGTACCCTCCCTGCGTATCTTGCTCGAAAGCCAGGTCCCGGAAGCGGATTGGGTCAAAGCCAGATATGATTCGTTGGTGTTACTTGATGAGCGTCGTTTGAATGCGTTGTATCATGTTcagctctatcagaaaaggatagagcgggcttttaacaagaaggtgaagcCCAGGGGAATTAATGAAggcgatttagttctcaaatcagtaAGGACTCTATTACCAGTCGATCCAAGAGGGAAGTTTAAGCctaattgggccggtccttatCTCGTGAAGAAGATACTCACAGGAGGCGCGGACGTTTGA